The following coding sequences are from one Pseudomonas oryzae window:
- a CDS encoding dinitrogenase iron-molybdenum cofactor biosynthesis protein, with protein sequence MNSPATMNRETALRIALAARALPDTGVAQLLEILHQQVNGPLTEESLQGVTVTDLKIGLAGSEDDVDLLDTPMSALKEAVRILWGETIADDLPQPVALSAVPAGSIRVAIASNNGAQLDGHFGTCLRFLVYQVSAGEQTLVDIRSTLEAEEAEDKNAFRAELIGDCQVLYVVSIGGPAAAKVVRAGIHPLKKPGGGRAEAVLAELQRVMGGSPPPWLAKLLGKSAEQRVRFEWDGEELA encoded by the coding sequence ATGAACAGTCCCGCAACCATGAACCGCGAAACTGCCCTGCGCATCGCCCTGGCGGCCCGCGCCCTGCCCGACACCGGCGTCGCCCAGCTGCTGGAGATCCTCCACCAGCAGGTCAACGGCCCGCTCACCGAGGAGAGCCTGCAGGGGGTGACGGTCACCGACCTGAAGATCGGCCTGGCCGGCTCCGAGGATGACGTCGACCTGCTCGACACGCCGATGAGCGCGCTCAAGGAAGCGGTGCGCATCCTCTGGGGTGAGACCATCGCCGACGACCTGCCTCAGCCGGTGGCCCTGAGCGCGGTGCCGGCCGGCTCGATCCGCGTGGCCATTGCCTCCAACAACGGCGCCCAGCTGGACGGCCACTTCGGCACCTGCCTGCGCTTCCTGGTCTACCAGGTCAGCGCCGGCGAGCAGACCCTGGTCGACATCCGTTCCACTCTCGAGGCCGAAGAGGCCGAGGACAAGAACGCCTTCCGCGCCGAGCTGATCGGCGACTGCCAGGTACTCTACGTGGTCTCCATCGGCGGCCCGGCGGCGGCCAAGGTGGTGCGCGCCGGCATCCACCCGCTGAAGAAGCCCGGCGGCGGTCGCGCCGAGGCGGTGCTGGCCGAGCTGCAGCGGGTCATGGGCGGCTCGCCGCCGCCGTGGCTGGCCAAGCTGCTCGGCAAGAGCGCCGAGCAGCGGGTGCGCTTCGAATGGGACGGGGAGGAGCTGGCCTGA